In the Daphnia pulicaria isolate SC F1-1A chromosome 2, SC_F0-13Bv2, whole genome shotgun sequence genome, one interval contains:
- the LOC124327263 gene encoding uncharacterized protein LOC124327263 isoform X1, translating to MRRVPILQSKNRSGWLLITLIVAIIIIDPSGAVSVKKMLNGDYNRPLLYGLLLRYPVIKAEAGLIAMGSHPVSAVSLGPNFRARPSLCRGKRLDTLGSFSPDNYITADQCMKSGGDCCNFSPEWGFANNDPSYMGPLDRCHGCYDTRITVQCTGNVLRSRERHDEEESNVVDLNDVTASKCIQSGGRCCDQRMIPELFGNGPGVFDPHQFPREEHCSNCFSGSMYRLECTGKLLQSDSYTGDICSQFDGKCCQDIYGAFDPVRYPNRDCSTCFSGSIQEE from the exons ATGCGTCGCGTGCCAATACTTCAATCAAag aatCGATCGGGATGGCTGTTAATCACGCTGATCGTCGCTATCATCATTATTGATCCGAGTGGCGCGGTTTCGGTCAAGAAAATGCTGAACGGAg ATTATAACCGACCGCTGCTTTACGGCCTGTTGTTAAGATATCCTGTTATCAAAGCAGAAGCGGGATTAATTGCCATGGGCAGCCACCCAGTGTCGGCCGTAAGTTTGGGTCCCAACTTCCGCGCTAGGCCAAGTCTGTGTCGTGGCAAGCGGCTCGATACCCTGGGATCATTCAGTCCCGATAATTACATAACGGCCGATCAGTGCATGAAGAGTGGAGGGGATTGCTGCAACTTCAGCCCAGAATGGGGCTTCG CCAACAACGATCCGAGTTACATGGGACCGTTGGACAGATGCCACGGTTGCTACGATACCAGAATCACAGTTCAATGCACGGGTAATGTTTTGCGAAGTCGTGAGCGAcatgacgaagaagaaagtaaCGTTGTCGACTTGAACGACGTAACGGCTTCAAAATGCATCCAGTCAGGTGGGCGATGCTGCGACCAGCGCATGATTCCCGAATTgt ttggcaaTGGCCCTGGGGTCTTTGATCCGCATCAATTCCCGCGGGAGGAGCACTGCTCCAACTGTTTCTCCGGTTCAATGTACAGATTGGAATGCACAGGAAAGCTATTACAGTCGGATTCGTACACGGGCGACATTTGCAGTCAATTCGACGGGAAATGTTGCCAAG ACATTTACGGAGCATTCGATCCGGTCCGGTATCCCAACAGAGATTGCTCCACCTGTTTCTCTGGCTCAATTCAGGAAGAGTAA
- the LOC124327263 gene encoding uncharacterized protein LOC124327263 isoform X2, with protein sequence MRRVPILQSKNRSGWLLITLIVAIIIIDPSGAVSVKKMLNGEAGLIAMGSHPVSAVSLGPNFRARPSLCRGKRLDTLGSFSPDNYITADQCMKSGGDCCNFSPEWGFANNDPSYMGPLDRCHGCYDTRITVQCTGNVLRSRERHDEEESNVVDLNDVTASKCIQSGGRCCDQRMIPELFGNGPGVFDPHQFPREEHCSNCFSGSMYRLECTGKLLQSDSYTGDICSQFDGKCCQDIYGAFDPVRYPNRDCSTCFSGSIQEE encoded by the exons ATGCGTCGCGTGCCAATACTTCAATCAAag aatCGATCGGGATGGCTGTTAATCACGCTGATCGTCGCTATCATCATTATTGATCCGAGTGGCGCGGTTTCGGTCAAGAAAATGCTGAACGGAg AAGCGGGATTAATTGCCATGGGCAGCCACCCAGTGTCGGCCGTAAGTTTGGGTCCCAACTTCCGCGCTAGGCCAAGTCTGTGTCGTGGCAAGCGGCTCGATACCCTGGGATCATTCAGTCCCGATAATTACATAACGGCCGATCAGTGCATGAAGAGTGGAGGGGATTGCTGCAACTTCAGCCCAGAATGGGGCTTCG CCAACAACGATCCGAGTTACATGGGACCGTTGGACAGATGCCACGGTTGCTACGATACCAGAATCACAGTTCAATGCACGGGTAATGTTTTGCGAAGTCGTGAGCGAcatgacgaagaagaaagtaaCGTTGTCGACTTGAACGACGTAACGGCTTCAAAATGCATCCAGTCAGGTGGGCGATGCTGCGACCAGCGCATGATTCCCGAATTgt ttggcaaTGGCCCTGGGGTCTTTGATCCGCATCAATTCCCGCGGGAGGAGCACTGCTCCAACTGTTTCTCCGGTTCAATGTACAGATTGGAATGCACAGGAAAGCTATTACAGTCGGATTCGTACACGGGCGACATTTGCAGTCAATTCGACGGGAAATGTTGCCAAG ACATTTACGGAGCATTCGATCCGGTCCGGTATCCCAACAGAGATTGCTCCACCTGTTTCTCTGGCTCAATTCAGGAAGAGTAA
- the LOC124327028 gene encoding DNA cross-link repair 1A protein-like, giving the protein MFSSESDEELFDPRAGLRRPSLLPGCDESIAPTCSSFLSNKSQKKTGKLSLSQKKRQAGTLFLKKSNNSCVAESSSLHQNGTSSPDFNRHDSSPDSSSKMKLKRLRADLDYSSPSSDDSSIPPSQNVKKIIRRSDCKKPCQDSSLTVRPIHKVVPATSSILQSPIKCRIGKHCQNPSPAHFTAYVHIESSPSIESAASTVISLGIPQENSVDETDKAEITPVAEPIDEAKQSYEGPSLHLSTFTVNSSTKEDFIQHWVDSCEIETANNNSSDSDTQPLPVSAFDPLWTDDPGPTFSKEEPTKNHEEEKIESRNKPELQDNIILNPSTSTPRSIQSREMVTPRKEKQSTVNKPSSSSGKQSAITAFFTPCGSTPAKITTVVNIAQVQNNTAISELNVTLTNTNQFDVDKIDTDEVGATPVEEEEEDAPSNLLSNAKEQWSYLMSRMNMRGTANNLQREMKKVESQKSAKGSFQRGFPKQQATEAGPSMESRKCPFYKRIPGTGFAIDAFSYGNVAGVSSYFLSHYHYDHYRGLGKWLDKPLYCSQVTANLINLKIKLKPGIVRVLPLNESRVIESIEVILIDANHCPGSVMFLFRFPTGKVVLHVGDFRAHPSMERLYELKQRPIDELYLDTTYCDEHYELPAQEEVLSYIRRLVRRYALKYQKLLVICGTYTIGKEKVFMMAAEELNSKVWAPTEKRRILNCLDDSKISSRLATSPLEASVHVVNMGDVKPANLKNYLDSLSGSFTHILALNPTGWEYDAKMAAKGLDAISPKSYYNSIFIHGVPYSEHSGFSEMKRFVRFFRPKKIIPTVNVASPAQRQKMETIFTEWLGHSARY; this is encoded by the exons ATGTTCAGCAGTGAAAGTGATGAGGAGTTGTTTGACCCACGTGCAGGGTTAAGAAGACCATCTCTTTTGCCAGGCTGTGATGAATCAATTGCCCCAACATGTTCGTCATTTCTATCCAACAagtcacaaaagaaaacagggAAACTTTCCTTgtcacaaaaaaagaggcaggCTGGtactttgtttttgaaaaaaagtaataactcTTGTGTCGCTGAGAGCTCATCACTCCATCAAAATGGAACATCAAGTCCAGATTTTAACAGACATGATAGCTCTCCAGATTCATCATCAAAAATGAAACTCAAGAGGTTAAGAGCAGATCTTGATTATTCTAGCCCATCATCTGATGACAGCAGCATACCACCCAgccaaaatgtgaaaaaaattatcagaAGATCAGATTGTAAGAAACCTTGTCAAGATTCATCACTGACTGTACGACCCATCCATAAAGTTGTCCCTGCAACTTCTTCAATTTTGCAGTCTCCCATCAAGTGTCGCATTGGAAAACATTGCCAAAACCCAAGCCCAGCTCACTTCACTGCTTATGTTCATATCGAAAGTAGTCCAAGCATCGAGAGTGCGGCTTCTACCGTGATATCCCTAGGAATCCCACAAGAAAACTCTGTTGACGAGACTGATAAAGCGGAAATCACACCAGTTGCTGAACCAATCGACGAGGCTAAACAGAGCTACGAGGGTCCATCCTTGCATCTGAGTACTTTTACGGTGAACAGCTCGACCAAAGAGGACTTCATTCAACATTGGGTTGACTCTTGTGAAATAGAAACGGCCAACAATAACAGCAGTGACTCGGATACTCAACCTCTGCCGGTGTCAGCGTTCGATCCTCTCTGGACTGATGATCCAGGAccaactttttcaaaagaagagcCCACCAAGAatcacgaagaagaaaaaattgaatcacGAAATAAACCTGAACTCCAGgataatataatattaaacCCTAGCACATCAACTCCACGAAGCATTCAATCTCGCGAAATGGTCACTCCAAGAAAGGAAAAGCAATCAACTGTGAACAAGCCATCTTCCAGCAGTGGAAAGCAATCAGCCATCACTGCTTTTTTCACTCCGTGCGGCAGCACGCCGGCAAAGATTACTACAGTAGTGAATATCGCACAAGTACAAAACAACACCGCCATCAGCGAGTTGAATGTCACATTAACTAATACCAACCAATTCGACGTGGATAAAATTGACACCGATGAAGTGGGAGCGACAccagttgaagaagaagaagaagatgcaccTTCCAATCTACTATCGAATGCCAAAGAACAGTGGTCTTACTTGATGTCTCGTATGAATATGAGAGGTACGGCGAATAACCttcagcgtgaaatgaaaaaagtggAAAGCCAAAAATCAGCCAAGGGATCGTTTCAACGAGGGTTTCCAAAACAGCAGGCTACCGAAGCCGGTCCGAGTATGGAGTCACGAAAATGCCCGTTTTACAAAAGGATACCTGGCACCGGTTTCGCCATTGATGCTTTCTCTTATGGCAACGTAGCGGGAGTGTCTTCTTACTTTCTTAGCCACTATCATTACGATCACTATCGCGGACTGGGGAAATGGCTGGACAAACCACTTTATTGCAGCCAAGTGACGGCCAACTTGATCAACTTGAAAATCAAACTCAAGCCTGGGATAGTGCGAGTGCTTCCGTTGAACGAGTCGAGAGTAATCGAGAGCATCGAAGTCATTCTTATTGATGCCAATCATTGCCCAG GTTCCGTCATGTTTCTGTTCCGGTTCCCGACGGGAAAAGTCGTTCTGCACGTTGGAGATTTCCGCGCTCATCCCAGTATGGAACGTCTGTATGAACTCAAGCAGCGGCCCATCGACGAGCTTTATTTGGACACCACCTACTGCGACGAACATTACGAATTACCCGCCCAGGAGGAGGTGCTCTCTTACATCCGGCGACTAGTCCGCCGATACGCATTAAAATACCAAAAGCTGTTGGTCATCTGCGGGACTTACACGATCGGAAAAGAAAAGGTCTTCATGATGGCCGCCGAGGAATTGAACAGCAAAGTTTGGGCTCCAACTGAGAAGCGGAGAATCTTAAACTGTCTGGACGATTCCAAGATTTCCAGTCGTTTAGCGACCAGTCCTCTGGAAGCGAGCGTTCACGTTGTGAATATGGGTGATGTCAAAccggcaaatttgaaaaattatttggacAGCCTCAGCGGATCGTTTACGCACATCCTGGCGCTCAATCCGACCGGATGGGAGTACGACGCGAAGATGGCTGCCAAAGGTCTAGACGCCATTTCACCGAAATCTTACTACAACTCCATTTTCATTCACGGCGTACCTTACAGCGAACACTCGGGCTTCAGCGAGATGAAGAGGTTTGTTCGCTTCTTCCGtcctaaaaaaattattccaacCGTTAACGTGGCTTCCCCTGCTCAACGCCAAAAAATGGAAACCATCTTCACCGAATGGCTTGGACATTCTGCACGATATTAA